The proteins below come from a single Fusarium verticillioides 7600 chromosome 3, whole genome shotgun sequence genomic window:
- a CDS encoding glucosamine-6-phosphate isomerase, which yields MRLVIREGPQEASQYISDYIINRIRAFNPTSEKPFVLGLPTGSSPLHIYNDLIKAYKASKISFQHVVTFNMDEYVGLPREHPESYYSFMHHNLFKHIDIQPENIHLLNGNAPDLFAECSAYEDKIKSFGGIELFLGGIGTDGHIAFNEPGSSLVSRTRIKSLAYETRIANARFFDNDIEAVPDMALTVGVQTVMDAREVVIIATGASKAIAIQQAVEGGVSHLCTLSCLQLHPKSMVVVDRDATLELKVKTVNYFYGVEKTIRQREVSGHLPPSPTLTADGDEDGDLKPDNMASRIAPAMRVRSVTFPVGM from the exons ATGCGTCTCGTAATCCGCGAGGGCCCCCAAGAGGCATCTCAATACATCTCTGACTACATCATCA ATCGTATTCGTGCTTTCAATCCTACATCCGAAAAGCCATTCGTCCTCGGCCTACCAACCGGAAGCAGTCCTCTCCATATATACAatgacttgatcaaagcATACAAGGCCTCCAAGATATCCTTCCAACATGTCGTAACATTTAATATGGACGAATACGTCGGTCTACCCCGCGAACATCCCGAGTCATACTACTCTTTCATGCACCACAATCTCTTCAAACACATCGACATCCAACCAGAGAATATCCACCTGCTCAATGGGAATGCCCCTGACCTCTTCGCTGAGTGTTCAGCTTATGAAGATAAGATCAAGTCATTTGGTGGCATTGAGCTTTTCCTTGGGGGTATAGGAACAGACGGCCATATTGCTTTTAATGAGCCAGGTtccagtcttgtcagccGAACACGAATCAAGTCTCTGGCATATGAAACCCGGATTGCGAATGCGAGGTTCTTTGATAATGATATCGAGGCTGTTCCTGACATGGCCTTGACTGTTGGAGTGCAAACTGTTATGGATGCACGAGAAGTCGTCATCATTGCCACGGGTGCATCGAAAGCCATTGCTATTCAGCAAGCAGTTGAGGGTGGAGTCAGTCACCTCTGCACACTCTCGTGCCTTCAATTACATCCAAAGAGTATGGTGGTAGTGGACAGAGATGCTACCCTCgagttgaaggtgaagaCAGTGAAC TATTTTTACGGGGTCGAGAAGACTATCAGACAGAGGGAGGTCTCGGgtcatcttcctccatcaCCCACATTAACAGCTGatggggatgaagatggtgaccTGAAGCCTGATAACATGGCATCACGTATAGCGCCCGCAATGAGGGTACGGTCTGTGACGTTCCCAGTTGGAATGTGA
- a CDS encoding beta-galactosidase encodes MHSTMDKPDYENLEVIQRNRLPARAYWLPSTHLLLNGTWDFQYSPTPLEASECPPKDERSEETWSPINVPGHWQLQGHGHPHYTNVQFPFPSNPPYIPTENPTGTYRRHFKIPTEWDSTSQLRLRFDGVDSAYHVWLNGSFVGYSQGSRNAAEFDITDIAKKDGDNELIVRVYQWCEASYIEDQDQWWLSGIFRDVTLLALPGKSRIEDFFVKTNLDENYENAVLQVDVTLNKLETSSLDIVLILRDAGVEVTSTRKTVDASKTNFEVPVSSPKKWTAESPYLYQLEISLETQGGESIQTITQKVGFRKVELKDGLITVNGSTILLRGTNRHDHHPIHGRAVPYEFLKQDLLLMKQHNINALRTSHYPGQPWLYDLADELGFWVMDEADLECHGFYDVVTQHVTPAPYLDYEGSKEEFFPKAAQFTSDNPEWRESYLDRMVQMVQRDKNHPCIFSWSLGNESFYGVNHVAMIEYARSIDDRLIHYEGDIKAQETDMYSYMYPDQDRLKRHVEIDGIKDGQWEKPVILCEYAHAMGNGPGGLDDYQDAFRKYKRLQGGFIWEWANHGLLHKDGYYAYGGDFGDQPNDSTFVMDGLCNSEHKPTPGLIELKRVFQPINFKFEEGKVFITNEYDFISLDHLEAKYAIKAYGDKPSLLESGTLEVPSVRPWDTVELALPADLTKYSGHDEEVFLSLSFTLKESTSWAPASHEVAWFQHKISADRKPSIPASLSASGSVKVAETRTKVEVAGSDWEIHFDRVRGYVTKWSHGSDLLEADPATRAAIYPCFWRAPTDNDKDSAVSVWKDYGVHRMTSQLRSFKVENGVDGSGVSIETRTYFAPPVLGWGYDIHTVYHISSKGALSIKLDLNPKGVFPVDVPRVGLNIRLPKSLSQASWFGRGPGESYPDKKHSQAIGIWSSPVDDLEVPYDVPQGNGNRMDTRWVRLVNVDGHGIRASRVDAATFNWTSGRLSDQTIENAKHPCDLVREDATLLNLSPRVAGVGSATCGPGVRDDLLVKVKPESYGFVLESI; translated from the exons ATGCATTCGACCATGGACAAGCCAGATTACGAAAATCTCGAGGTGATACAGAGGAATAGGCTTCCTGCCAGAGCCTACTGGCTACCTTCTACGCATCTGCTGCTCAATGGAACCTGGGATTTCCAATATTCCCCAACGCCCTTGGAAGCTTCGGAATGTCCCCCAAAGGATGAGAGATCTGAAGAGACTTGGTCCCCGATCAATGTTCCCGGTCATTGGCAATTGCAAGGACATGGCCACCCTCACTACACCAATGTCCAATTTCCGTTTCCGTCAAACCCTCCTTACATACCAACTGAGAACCCCACAGGGACCTATCGACGTCACTTCAAAATTCCTACTGAATGGGACAGCACATCTCAGCTCAGACTGCggtttgatggtgttgacagCGCGTATCACGTCTGGCTGAATGGCTCTTTTGTCGGATATTCGCAAGGGAGTCGCAATGCTGCCGAGTTCGACATCACagacatcgccaagaaggatgGTGACAACGAATTGATAGTGAGAGTCTATCAATGGTGCGAGGCGTCATACAtcgaagaccaagaccagtgGTGGCTGTCAGGTATCTTCCGCGATGTGACTTTGCTGGCACTCCCTGGAAAATCGAGAATTGAAgacttctttgtcaagacaAACCTTGATGAGAACTATGAAAATGCTGTTCTCCAAGTCGATGTCACCCTGAATAAGCTTGAAACATCATCGCTTGATATTGTGCTCATTCTTCGAGATGCTGGTGTCGAAGTGACCTCAACACGCAAGACAGTTGATGCCAGCAAGACGAATTTCGAAGTGCCTGTTTCGAGCCCAAAGAAGTGGACTGCTGAAAGCCCTTACCTCTACCAGCTCGAGATCTCTCTCGAGACACAAGGAGGAGAGTCAATTCAGACTATTACGCAGAAAGTTGGCTTCCGCAAGGTCGAACTGAAAGACGGTCTCATCACTGTCAACGGCTCAACGATCCTTCTTCGGGGCACGAACAGACATGACCACCATCCAATCCACGGAAGGGCTGTCCCATATGAATTTCTCAAACAAGATCTGTTGCTCATGAAACAGCACAACATCAATGCCCTCCGAACAAGTCATTATCCTGGCCAACCCTGGCTGTACGACTTGGCTGACGAGTTGGGATTCTGGGTCATGGACGAGGCTGACCTGGAGTGTCATGGGTTCTATGATGTTGTCACCCAGCACGTCACGCCTGCGCCATATCTGGATTATGAAGGAAGCAAGGAGGAGTTCTTCCCTAAGGCAGCGCAGTTCACCTCAGATAATCCCGAATGGCGCGAGTCCTACCTCGATAGGATGGTCCAGATGGTACAGAGGGACAAGAACCATCCTTGCATCTTTTCATGGTCTCTTGGTAACGAGTCTTTCTACGGTGTCAACCACGTCGCAATGATTGAGTATGCACGAAGTATCGACGACCGACTTATTCACTACGAAGGCGACATCAAAGCACAAGAAACTGATATGTACTCTTACATGTATCCTGACCAAGATCGACTCAAGAGACATGTCGAGATCGACGGCATCAAGGACGGGCAGTGGGAGAAGCCCGTGATTCTTTGCGAATACGCTCACGCCATGGGTAATGGCCCGGGCGGTCTGGATGACTACCAAGATGCATTCCGCAAGTATAAACGTCTTCAGGGTGGTTTCATCTGGGAGTGGGCGAATCACGGTCTCTTGCACAAGGATGGCTATTATGCTTATGGAGGTGACTTTGGTGACCAGCCCAACGATTCCACCTTTGTCATGGATGGTCTCTGTAATAGCGAGCACAAACCGACGCCAGGCCTGATTGAGCTGAAGAGAGTGTTCCAGcccatcaacttcaagttTGAAGAGGGCAAGGTGTTTATCACAAATGAGTATGACTTTATCAGCCTTGACCATTTGGAGGCGAAGTATGCCATCAAGGCGTATGGCGACAA GCCCTCCTTGCTTGAGTCGGGCACTCTCGAAGTTCCAAGCGTCCGACCCTGGGATACTGTAGAGCTTGCTCTCCCCGCCGACCTGACTAAGTACTCGGGTCACGACGAAGAAGTGTTTTTGAGTCTCTCCTTTACCCTCAAAGAATCTACCTCTTGGGCACCAGCTTCACATGAAGTAGCATGGTTCCAGCACAAGATCTCCGCCGACAGAAAACCCAGTATCCCAGCCAGTCTGTCAGCTTCCGGAAGTGTCAAGGTCGCCGAAACCCGAACCAAGGTGGAGGTGGCTGGCTCGGACTGGGAGATTCATTTTGATCGCGTGCGAGGCTACGTGACCAAGTGGTCTCACGGATCGGATCTGCTGGAAGCTGATCCAGCCACTCGTGCAGCAATTTATCCATGCTTTTGGCGCGCACCGACAGACAACGATAAAGACAGCGCTGTCAGCGTTTGGAAGGACTACGGTGTTCATCGAATGACTTCTCAGTTGAGATCATTCAAGGTTGAGAATGGGGTTGATGGCTCTGGTGTCAGTATCGAGACCAGGACATACTTCGCCCCTCCAGTTTTGGGATGGGGATATGACATTCACACCGTCTACCACATATCCTCCAAGGGCGCATTATCGATAAAGCTGGACCTCAATCCTAAGGGAGTCTTCCCAGTTGACGTCCCTCGGGTTGGCTTAAACATCAGATTGCCCAAGAGTCTTAGTCAAGCCTCGTGGTTCGGTCGAGGTCCAGGCGAGTCTTATCCCGATAAGAAGCACTCACAAGCCATTGGAATTTGGTCTTCGCCTGTAGATGACCTTGAAGTTCCATATGATGTGCCCCAAGGCAATGGAAACAGAATGGATACTCGTTGGGTGCGACTTGTAAATGTCGACGGTCACGGAATCAGAGCTTCAAGGGTCGATGCCGCAACCTTCAACTGGACTAGCGGGCGTCTGTCAGATCAGACTATAGAGAACGCAAAGCATCCTTGCGACCTTGTTCGCGAAGATGCTACGCTTCTTAACCTCAGTCCAAGGgtcgctggtgttggtagCGCGACATGTGGACCTGGTGTGAGGGACGATTTGTTGGTCAAGGTTAAGCCCGAGTCATACGGATTTGTACTAGAAAGTATTTAA
- a CDS encoding 2,3-bisphosphoglycerate-dependent phosphoglycerate mutase has protein sequence MVFKLILLRHGQSTWNEKNLFTGWKDVGITQSGRVEAIQAGALLKRHHHLPDLCHTSLLRRAITSGNIALDTADRHWIPVTRSWRLNERHYGALQGLNKRATAEKYGDEQVKIWRRSYDIQPPPMCDDAYQKQNEYTSVQCIQAPRTESLKDVVARVEPYWKECIIPDLRSGKTVLVAAHGNSLRALVKIIDGLGDEEVVELNIPTGTPIVYELDDSLRPIVKGGKWL, from the coding sequence ATGGTTTTTAAATTGATACTCCTACGCCATGGCCAGAGCACCTGGAATGAAAAGAACCTTTTCACAGGCTGGAAAGACGTCGGTATCACTCAAAGCGGCCGCGTTGAAGCAATTCAGGCTGGAGCGCTCCTGAAgagacatcatcacctgCCAGACCTGTGCCATACCTCGCTACTGCGACGTGCAATCACATCAGGCAATATTGCCCTCGATACAGCAGACCGACACTGGATCCCGGTTACGAGAAGCTGGAGACTCAATGAGCGCCACTACGGAGCATTACAAGGCCTGAATAAAAGGGCAACGGCAGAGAAATACGGTGATGAGCAGGTCAAGATCTGGCGGCGCTCGTATGATATCCAGCCACCACCAATGTGCGATGACGCCTACCAGAAGCAGAACGAGTACACAAGCGTGCAATGTATCCAAGCACCAAGAACAGAATCATTGAAAGACGTCGTGGCACGCGTGGAACCGTACTGGAAGGAGTGCATCATTCCTGACCTGAGATCTGGCAAGACTGTGCTTGTTGCGGCTCATGGTAATTCACTCCGTGCACTGGTAAAGATTATCGATGGTTTGGGGGATGAAGAGGTTGTGGAGCTGAATATCCCTACAGGGACACCTATTGTTTATGAGCTCGATGACAGTCTACGGCCTATAGTGAAAGGTGGCAAGTGGCTTTAA
- a CDS encoding POT family proton-dependent oligopeptide transporter produces MVTQYPEHERLDATEEEIKELRHVVDSVSLAVWVALVANATERFTFYAVTTPWQNYIQNPADSVAVPGALGLGQATATNITSAFLFLSFLLPTVWAIISDTWLGRHKTLCLSYFLNFCGCLIIFVTSLPAFSHSQITKVVGLGFAMIVLGIGTAGVKATASPFIGDQYAEAAPQVITTKKGERVIADRALTLQYIYNVSYWFTNIASLSLVASTYLEKLVGFWAAYLLPLCATWTLVPLLLIFHKFLVKQKPQANILPRASRVIVCAGRNRFNWEAATPVYQSEKFGRQVEWDDKFVFEIKRGLQACKVMACFVPFHLCMNQITNNLVSQAGQMRLGGIPNDTIQALNSIACVLLGPIMQRFVYPIVRGRGFAFGPIARITWAFIMMSTAMAYAAGVQKLIYTKGPCYDKPLQCEKSPNDVSVWIQSPVYFLLGVAEILGFTTLAEYSYSEAPRNMRSLVQAMAQLSSGAGSALGMAFSPLSKDPQILYLYTGLSVTMITTAPTFWFMFRAYDDRVFEEAHSSDDGSNQAVEPMVPGPFDASETGVKGDGAKTSA; encoded by the exons ATGGTGACTCAGTATCCCGAGCACGAAAGGCTGGACGCtacagaagaagagatcaaagagCTGCGGCACGTTGTAGACTCAGTTTCATTGGCCGTTTGGGTCGCACTCGTCGCTAATGCTACGGAGAGATTCACCTTCTATGCCGTAACAACGCCATGGC AGAACTATATCCAGAACCCCGCTGATAGCGTCGCTGTTCCCGGCGCTTTGGGATTGGGGCAGGCAACGGCTACAAACATTACGAGtgcatttctcttcttgagctttctTCTCCCGACTGTTTGGGCCATTATCTCAGACACATGGCTGGGGCGTCATAAAACGCTCTGTTTGAGCTACTT CTTGAACTTTTGCGGGTGTTTGATCATCTTTGTCACGTCGCTCCCAGCCTTTAGCCACTCCCAGATCACTAAGGTGGTGGGACTGGGGTTCGCCATGATTGTCCTTGGAATCGGCACTGCGGGCGTAAAGGCAACCGCCTCTCCATTCATTGGTGACCAATACGCCGaagctgctcctcaagtaatcaccaccaagaaagGGGAGCGCGTCATTGCAGACCGGGCCCTCACACTTCAGTATATATACAACGTGTCGTACTG GTTCACCAACATAGCAAGTTTATCACTTGTCGCATCCACCTACTTGGAGAAGCTAGTTGGGTTTTGGGCTGCGTATCTGCTACCTCTTTGCGCGACCTGGACACTGGTACCTTTACTCCTAATCTTTCATAAATTCCTTG TCAAACAAAAACCTCAAGCAAATATCCTCCCCCGCGCTTCCCGAGTTATCGTGTGCGCAGGAAGAAACAGGTTCAACTGGGAAGCTGCTACACCAGTATACCAGTCGGAGAAGTTTGGCCGCCAGGTCGAATGGGATGACAAatttgtctttgagatcaagagaGGTCTGCAGGCTTGTAAGGTGAT GGCCTGTTTTGTGCCATTCCATCTCTGTATGAATCAGATTACAAACAATCTTGTTTCACAGGCAGGACAGATGAGGCTCGGTGGCATCCCTAACGATACTATCCAAGCTCTAAACTCTATCGCTTGCGTGCTACTGGGACCAATCATGCAGAGATTTGTTTATCCGATTGTCCGCGGTCGGGGATTTGCTTTTGGCCCAATCGCGCGTATAACATGGGctttcatcatgatgagcaCCGCAATGGCATATGCTGCTGGAGTTCAAAAGCTCATTTACACCAAGGGGCCTTGCTACGATAAGCCCTTGCAGTGCGAAAAGTCGCCCAACGACGTGAGTGTTTGGATCCAGTCGCCCGTCTACTTCCTCCTCGGAGTCGCTGAGATCCTGGGCTTCACGACTCTTGCCGAGTACAGCTATTCTGAGGCACCTAGGAACATGCGCAGCTTGGTACAGGCAATGGCCCAGTTGAGTTCAGGCGCTGGCTCTGCGCTTGGAATGGCATTCTCACCATTGTCAAAGGATCCTCAGATTCTCTATCTCTACACCGGTTTGTCTGTGACAATGATTACCACGGCGCCGACTTTCTGGTTCATGTTTCGTGCGTACGATGATAGAGTATTTGAAGAAGCGCACTCCAGCGACGATGGGAGTAATCAAGCGGTAGAGCCAATGGTTCCCGGTCCATTTGATGCTTCCGAAACAGGAGTGAAGGGCGACGGTGCCAAAACATCTGCCTAA
- a CDS encoding GDPmannose 4,6-dehydratase translates to MAVLNGYFRPRVAFVTGITGQDGSYLSELLLEKGYQVHGLVRSTASRREALSKPLRPGLTMHLGDMSDLGRLVQILGSINPHEIYHLAAQSHVAVSFDTPLQTSDTNAMGTLRLLEAMRMLDLDKSTKFYNACSSEVFGSDMPAPQTEETTFHPVSPYAVTKLFQYWTTVNFREAYGFHASNGILFNHESPRRGTTFVTRKITTQVALIACGKLDFFSLGNLDAVRDWGHAKDYMQGVYLMLQQPVGGDYVLSSGKSYSVRDFVEAAFKVIGVNIEWTGTGLEEVGIDSANGKVRVKVNPEFYRPLDNQNLLGSAAKAKRVLGWKPTYSFEALVEEMVLCDVDAVNTGRIFSNSYLDWVVGKAASGNGVVSHSPAKSVDVAHSVTTNSDGAEKINLADVEGVDAEGTTQA, encoded by the exons ATGGCAGTATTGAACGGTTACTTCAGACCCAGAGTGGCTTTTGTTACTG GAATTACTGGGCAAGACGGCTCGTATCTTtccgagctgctgctggaaaaggGCTACCAAGTTCATGGCTTGGTACGATCGACTGCTTCCAGACGGGAAGCTCTAAGCAAGCCACTCCGTCCTGGGTTGACCATGCACCTTGGCGACATGTCCGACCTGGGTCGTCTCGTCCAGATCTTGGGCAGCATCAATCCCCATGAGATTTACCATCTTGCTGCTCAGTCCCACGTGGCTGTCTCGTTTGACACTCCACTGCAGACTAGTGACACCAATGCTATGGGTACACTTCgtcttcttgaagccatgCGAATGCTGGACTTGGACAAGTCGACAAAGTTTTACAAT GCTTGTTCATCGGAAGTGTTTGGGTCAGACATGCCCGCTCCACAAACAGAGGAGACCACGTTCCACCCGGTATCACCATATGCTGTCACCAAGTTGTTCCAGTACTGGACTACTGTCAACTTTCGAGAGGCATACGGCTTTCATGCCTCGAACGGTATTCTCTTCAACCATGAATCACCAAGACGAGGCACCACTTTCGTCACGAGAAAGATTACTACACAAGTAGCTTTAATTGCTTGTGGAAAGCtagacttcttctccttagGAAACCTCGACGCGGTCCGAGATTGGGGCCACGCAAAGGATTACATGCAAGGCGTGTATCTGATGCTGCAACAGCCAGTCGGAGGCGACTATGTTCTTTCGAGTGGAAAATCCTACAGCGTTCGCGACTTTGTCGAGGCAgctttcaaggtcatcgGGGTCAATATTGA ATGGACTGGAACcggtcttgaagaggtcGGCATTGACTCAGCTAACGGAAAGGTTCGCGTTAAAGTGAATCCCGAGTTCTACCGACCACTTGATAACCAGAACTTGCTTGGCTCAGCAGCCAAGGCGAAAAGAGTGCTCGGATGGAAGCCAACATACAGCTTCGAAGCATTggttgaagaaatggtcCTTTGCGACGTTGACGCCGTTAACACCGGCCGTATCTTCTCCAATAGTTATTTGGACTGGGTGGTCGGCAAGGCGGCTAGCGGAAATGGGGTCGTGAGCCATAGTCCTGCCAAGTCGGTTGATGTGGCCCACAGTGTCACTACGAATTCAGATggggctgagaagatcaacctAGCGGACGTTGAGGGGGTTGACGCGGAGGGTACAACTCAGGCTTAG